The Deinococcus betulae genome has a segment encoding these proteins:
- a CDS encoding glutaredoxin family protein — MALPLLTLYHRPGCHLCEQAGAHLDALNFRYEWVNVDADPDLRARYGDDVPVLACGERVLGKGAFSRGRLSQVKVLLLREAAGRS; from the coding sequence GTGGCTCTGCCTCTGCTGACCCTGTACCACCGCCCCGGCTGCCACCTGTGTGAGCAGGCCGGGGCCCATCTGGACGCCCTGAACTTCCGTTACGAGTGGGTGAATGTGGACGCTGACCCTGACCTGCGCGCCCGCTACGGCGACGACGTGCCGGTCCTGGCGTGCGGAGAGCGGGTGCTGGGCAAGGGGGCCTTCAGCCGGGGCCGCCTGAGCCAGGTGAAGGTGCTGCTGCTGCGGGAGGCGGCGGGGCGGTCATAA
- the ftsY gene encoding signal recognition particle-docking protein FtsY, with protein MSWLERLRDGLSKTRKQINDTAGFLGTDVRDVFTGRLETIEDLEYALIAADVGRAATEEILEDIRASEGKNLQQALMDALTLQLEPDSRRAEFRKLGFTPDARRSSVDPKGHVVMVIGVNGVGKTTTIAKLGQYYRGRGKSVMFAAGDTFRAAAGAQLGVWGERLGIPVVQGVDGGDPAAVAFDGASARVARGTDLLFVDTAGRLHNKHNLMEELKKVRRVIDKADPNEPAEVWLVLDAVTGQNGLQQAKKFHEATPLTGVIVTKLDGTAKGGILVPIVRELGVPIKFIGVGEGADDLQPFDSREFVRALFDVNIPRE; from the coding sequence ATGAGCTGGTTGGAGCGGCTGCGCGACGGCCTGAGCAAGACCCGCAAACAAATCAACGACACCGCCGGCTTTCTGGGCACCGATGTGCGCGACGTTTTTACCGGCCGCCTGGAAACCATTGAGGACCTGGAATACGCCCTGATTGCCGCTGACGTGGGCCGCGCCGCCACCGAGGAAATCCTGGAAGACATCCGCGCCAGCGAGGGCAAGAACCTGCAGCAGGCCCTAATGGACGCCCTGACCCTGCAACTGGAACCCGACAGCCGCCGCGCGGAGTTTCGCAAGCTGGGCTTTACCCCCGACGCCCGGCGCAGCAGCGTGGACCCCAAGGGCCATGTGGTCATGGTGATTGGCGTCAACGGCGTGGGCAAAACCACCACGATTGCCAAGCTGGGCCAGTATTACCGGGGTCGGGGCAAGAGCGTGATGTTCGCCGCTGGCGATACCTTCCGCGCGGCGGCAGGTGCGCAGCTGGGCGTCTGGGGCGAGCGCCTGGGCATTCCAGTGGTGCAGGGCGTGGACGGCGGCGACCCGGCTGCTGTGGCCTTTGACGGCGCCAGCGCCCGCGTGGCGCGCGGCACGGACCTGCTGTTCGTGGATACCGCCGGGCGCCTTCACAACAAGCACAACCTGATGGAAGAGCTGAAAAAGGTCCGCCGCGTGATTGACAAGGCCGACCCGAACGAACCCGCCGAGGTCTGGCTGGTGCTGGACGCCGTGACGGGCCAGAACGGGCTGCAACAGGCCAAGAAGTTCCACGAGGCCACGCCCCTGACCGGCGTGATTGTCACCAAGCTCGACGGCACGGCCAAGGGCGGCATTCTGGTGCCGATTGTGCGGGAGCTGGGCGTGCCCATCAAATTTATTGGGGTGGGGGAGGGTGCCGACGACCTGCAACCCTTCGACAGCCGTGAATTTGTACGCGCCCTGTTCGATGTGAACATCCCGCGCGAGTAA